The uncultured Desulfobulbus sp. genome window below encodes:
- a CDS encoding putative Ig domain-containing protein: MSVVASAERAFMLGGPGDDHLTGGNRGDVLIGNGGCDILCGSDGNDLLVAGWDTDAGLNLCDPLGSYYLLDTGGDIFVGGLGDDTMIGNAGTDTYVITSGDGQDTVTDQGRNFLKINGEIFAGVFTPDEAIDGYSFTREDGTNTQDYTLTFDSSGILTIDENTSIVFTNQTSPEAFADGEFGITLWENEVPTEFDVALGGSAAINLTVLDYADGEGSALFYGFLDVTSIDADGYASGNYLYSQTNVDVETSLNLNGGEGNDRLEGLLGADHFIGGAGNDSLWGVHPDFWSFEQQQGDCLEGGAGLDLLVGGGGEDMIYGGEDTDVLAGLGADDLLMGDQGDDVAVGSLGNDIIDGGAGNDVLIGDGYLIVSNIRMNSELYSVDFLYEDGYLTGVTSPYLVLDLESPLTGDDRLYGGDGTDCLIGGWGDDLLSGDEGNDILWGDNDNATDQGGDDSLYGGGGDDLLYGASGEDVLDGGSGADGLYGGAGDDELFGDAGDDILWGDDSTGLAEGADVLRGGIGNDQLYGGNGDDVYLFAAGDGVDTVRDVSGDNLIVLQSIASLHCLEWMRCEVQDDGTAVYSTNGDSILLRTNGGDALILASAASTHFSFELADGTQLDWTNFFDQVSEYRQYGEDNDSLSGTDAQDTIYASGGNDRVYGKAGNDVISGGNGMNTSFIELLRHQYPDLPANFSVDWVINDTSTPILATNNDELYGDEGNDMLDGGVGHDWLFGGTGDDALWGGADEDVLYGGEGADLLFGGDGQDLLNGDSGDDQLDGGAGDDILTGGLGQDRLCGGDGVDAAYYFDSDAGVTINLAAGTAFGGEAEGDSLSQVESVLGSRYADTIVGDENDNRINGGGGADTLQGGAGNDVLGCIVLNERDEACYDTRDPSSPTLEEACQMDGGLGDDELYGGRYSDILDGGDGDDLLSGGMGHDILRGGDGNDFLTSGTTYETPDLLYFDRMEGGAGNDIYQVDLESAGVDIIDDQDGANTVTFFSSFLSAENLSSLSSYTIGFTQIDEARLLELMQVDWRDSFEAEQQLTAYIDALRQTQQWCPSEAYKDLYIFSNSTEMACTIILGGRNATLDLQYDFGNGQVYSQEEVLSEVMARYQSPYYGETDDSIEGDAWDNALWAGGGNDWLSGGAGDDQLYGEMGDDCLMGDAGNDLLVGGLGNDELHGGAGDDVYLFARGDGQDTIFDLDVDGSVDTLQLGADITPDDLLVLQSHGEQGDLVLQLKNSNAQIRVVGYFETAGEEGAEEGEGAANQKIERISFADGTIWGPYNVERRLLENHAPAVTQLLWEKELQVGESFSLDLAEGLFSDADAWDSLRYTVEMPEEGELPAWLRYDPSNQMLSGLPDAASLGELELLVSASDLCGASALVWLSLTVLPENQAPVLSEPFADLTVPWGQPFTSTLDTSSFYDPDGDCLTFSVTLEDGAALPSWLTFDPVSSSLFGDVFALEGEKIVLRATDEEGLSVSGVFDLEVVFEPTQAGSSDDDLLLGDAENDVLFGLAGDDILCGKGGRDLLDGGAGNDTATYEDADTGVYVYLGGGAEGRGAAEGDILISIEQVQGSSFADKLIGSAKDDTLMGGEGKDKLAGLQGDDWLSGGGGRDILTGGTGDDLLCGGAGGDALYGGEGTDTADYRDSSEGIQIDLASEEYHGGSAEGDRLFSVERIIGSSYADTLQGAESSDVLMGDAGDDVIDGGLGNDTLVGGEGKDSFLFTTSLDGDTNSDVIADFTSGVDRICLSSDAFAGLQEREELFAQSFCANSSGVAVDDNDYILYNTLNGALLYDSDGCGPGEARQFACLNEAPEISEKDFLVVA, from the coding sequence ATGTCCGTAGTTGCCAGTGCCGAGAGAGCTTTTATGTTGGGTGGACCTGGGGACGATCATCTGACAGGTGGTAACCGGGGGGATGTGCTTATTGGCAATGGGGGGTGTGATATCCTCTGTGGTAGTGATGGAAATGATTTATTGGTAGCTGGCTGGGATACCGATGCAGGGCTTAATTTGTGTGATCCGTTAGGCTCTTATTACCTCTTGGATACTGGTGGTGATATTTTTGTTGGTGGACTTGGCGATGACACAATGATTGGTAATGCTGGCACCGACACCTATGTTATTACCTCCGGCGACGGCCAAGACACCGTAACCGATCAGGGACGGAACTTCCTCAAAATCAATGGGGAAATTTTTGCCGGAGTCTTTACCCCGGATGAGGCGATCGATGGATATTCCTTTACTCGCGAGGATGGTACAAACACTCAGGATTATACGCTCACCTTTGATTCTTCAGGAATCTTGACCATCGACGAAAATACCAGCATCGTCTTCACCAACCAGACCAGTCCCGAGGCTTTTGCTGACGGAGAATTTGGCATTACTCTATGGGAGAATGAGGTGCCAACAGAGTTCGATGTGGCACTCGGCGGTAGTGCAGCCATAAATCTCACAGTTTTGGATTATGCTGATGGTGAAGGGAGTGCTCTGTTTTACGGATTTCTTGATGTGACCTCCATTGATGCCGACGGGTACGCTTCTGGGAATTACCTTTATTCTCAGACTAATGTCGATGTAGAGACGAGCCTCAATCTCAACGGTGGCGAGGGGAACGATCGTCTGGAAGGCCTCCTGGGGGCAGACCATTTTATTGGTGGTGCTGGTAACGATAGTCTTTGGGGAGTGCATCCCGATTTTTGGTCCTTCGAACAGCAACAGGGAGATTGCCTTGAGGGAGGGGCAGGTCTTGATCTGCTGGTCGGAGGCGGTGGCGAAGATATGATCTATGGCGGCGAGGACACCGATGTGCTTGCCGGTTTGGGAGCTGATGATCTGCTCATGGGAGATCAGGGAGATGATGTTGCTGTTGGGAGTCTAGGTAATGACATTATCGACGGTGGAGCAGGAAACGATGTGCTCATTGGTGACGGGTATCTGATTGTTTCCAACATTCGCATGAATAGCGAATTGTATAGCGTCGATTTTCTCTATGAAGACGGTTACCTCACAGGAGTCACCTCACCCTATTTAGTCCTGGATTTAGAATCTCCATTGACCGGTGATGATCGACTCTATGGAGGCGATGGTACGGATTGCTTAATTGGTGGCTGGGGGGATGATTTGCTCTCAGGGGATGAGGGCAATGACATCCTTTGGGGCGATAATGACAACGCGACCGATCAAGGGGGGGACGACTCACTTTATGGTGGTGGAGGCGATGACCTGCTCTACGGCGCCAGCGGTGAGGATGTGCTTGACGGGGGCAGCGGTGCTGATGGCCTCTATGGCGGAGCTGGGGACGATGAGCTTTTCGGTGATGCCGGTGACGATATTCTCTGGGGAGATGACAGCACAGGGCTCGCAGAGGGAGCGGATGTGTTGCGTGGTGGCATCGGCAACGACCAGCTCTATGGGGGAAATGGTGACGATGTCTACCTCTTTGCTGCCGGTGATGGTGTTGATACGGTTCGTGATGTGAGTGGGGACAATCTGATTGTTCTCCAGAGTATTGCTTCGCTTCATTGCCTTGAGTGGATGCGCTGTGAGGTTCAGGACGACGGAACTGCCGTCTATTCAACCAATGGGGACAGCATACTGCTGCGAACCAACGGTGGTGATGCGCTTATTCTAGCCAGCGCAGCCTCCACCCATTTTTCTTTTGAGCTCGCTGACGGGACTCAGTTGGATTGGACCAATTTTTTTGACCAGGTCAGCGAGTATCGCCAGTATGGGGAGGACAATGACAGCCTCTCCGGCACTGATGCTCAAGATACCATCTACGCCTCTGGTGGGAATGACCGGGTCTATGGAAAAGCAGGCAATGATGTCATCAGTGGCGGTAATGGGATGAACACATCCTTTATCGAATTATTGCGCCATCAGTACCCTGATTTGCCAGCCAATTTTTCTGTGGATTGGGTCATTAATGATACCTCGACACCCATTTTGGCCACGAATAATGATGAGCTCTACGGTGACGAGGGCAATGACATGCTGGATGGTGGCGTAGGCCACGACTGGCTTTTTGGTGGAACAGGAGATGATGCCCTGTGGGGCGGAGCAGACGAAGATGTGCTCTACGGTGGTGAAGGGGCTGATCTCCTCTTTGGGGGAGACGGACAGGATCTGCTCAATGGCGATTCGGGAGATGATCAACTCGATGGCGGCGCCGGGGATGATATTCTCACTGGTGGGCTGGGGCAAGATCGACTCTGTGGCGGTGATGGCGTGGATGCTGCGTATTACTTCGATTCCGATGCCGGGGTCACCATCAACCTTGCCGCTGGCACAGCCTTTGGTGGAGAGGCAGAAGGGGACAGTCTCTCTCAAGTGGAATCTGTGCTTGGCTCAAGATATGCGGATACCATTGTCGGAGATGAGAATGACAATCGCATAAATGGCGGTGGTGGTGCTGACACCCTGCAGGGCGGTGCAGGCAATGATGTGCTGGGGTGCATTGTGCTCAATGAGAGGGATGAGGCATGTTACGATACCCGAGATCCGTCGTCACCCACCTTGGAAGAGGCCTGCCAGATGGATGGTGGCCTCGGAGATGATGAGCTCTACGGTGGTCGGTATTCGGATATCCTCGATGGGGGAGACGGCGATGACCTGCTTTCGGGAGGTATGGGCCACGATATTCTGCGGGGTGGGGACGGCAATGATTTCTTGACCAGCGGCACCACCTATGAAACTCCAGATCTCTTGTATTTTGATCGCATGGAAGGGGGCGCGGGGAACGACATCTATCAGGTTGACCTGGAATCGGCCGGGGTTGATATCATAGATGACCAGGATGGGGCAAATACCGTAACCTTTTTTTCTTCCTTTTTGTCTGCAGAAAATCTCTCCAGCCTTTCCTCGTATACCATTGGTTTTACGCAAATCGACGAAGCAAGACTGCTGGAACTGATGCAGGTGGACTGGCGTGATTCCTTTGAGGCAGAACAGCAACTCACTGCGTACATCGATGCGTTGCGCCAAACGCAGCAATGGTGCCCGTCCGAGGCGTATAAAGATCTTTACATCTTTTCGAACTCGACTGAAATGGCCTGTACCATCATTCTCGGAGGGAGGAATGCGACTCTTGATCTGCAGTATGATTTTGGCAACGGTCAGGTGTATTCCCAGGAAGAAGTGCTCAGCGAAGTAATGGCTCGTTACCAGAGCCCCTACTATGGAGAGACGGACGATAGTATCGAGGGAGACGCCTGGGATAACGCACTTTGGGCCGGTGGAGGGAACGACTGGTTGTCGGGCGGTGCCGGCGATGACCAGCTTTACGGAGAGATGGGCGATGATTGTCTGATGGGGGATGCTGGAAATGATCTCCTGGTTGGCGGCCTGGGCAATGATGAGCTCCACGGTGGTGCAGGGGATGATGTCTATCTCTTTGCCCGCGGCGACGGGCAAGATACCATTTTTGATCTCGATGTCGATGGCAGCGTTGATACGCTTCAACTTGGTGCAGACATTACCCCCGATGATCTGCTTGTTTTGCAAAGCCATGGGGAGCAGGGTGATCTGGTGCTTCAGCTTAAAAACAGCAACGCTCAGATTCGAGTGGTTGGGTATTTTGAGACTGCAGGGGAGGAAGGAGCAGAAGAGGGAGAAGGTGCGGCGAATCAAAAAATCGAGCGGATTTCTTTTGCTGATGGAACCATCTGGGGCCCATATAATGTAGAGAGACGCTTGCTGGAGAATCATGCACCCGCAGTTACCCAACTTCTTTGGGAAAAAGAATTACAAGTCGGAGAGTCCTTTTCCTTGGACCTTGCTGAGGGACTTTTCTCCGATGCGGATGCCTGGGATAGCTTACGCTATACGGTGGAGATGCCCGAAGAAGGGGAGCTCCCTGCCTGGCTGCGTTATGATCCCTCCAACCAGATGCTCTCAGGACTCCCCGATGCTGCGAGTCTTGGCGAGCTGGAACTTTTGGTCAGTGCCTCTGACCTCTGTGGTGCCTCGGCTCTGGTCTGGTTGTCTTTGACTGTTCTTCCTGAAAATCAGGCACCTGTACTCTCAGAACCGTTTGCAGATCTCACTGTTCCCTGGGGACAACCTTTCACCTCTACACTGGATACCTCCTCGTTTTATGATCCCGATGGGGATTGTTTAACCTTCAGTGTAACACTTGAAGACGGGGCCGCCTTACCCAGTTGGCTAACCTTTGATCCTGTCAGCAGCTCCCTTTTTGGGGATGTGTTTGCTCTGGAAGGTGAAAAAATAGTACTGCGTGCCACCGATGAGGAAGGCTTGAGTGTGAGCGGTGTTTTTGATCTGGAGGTTGTTTTCGAGCCAACACAAGCTGGAAGCAGCGATGACGATCTGTTGCTGGGAGATGCCGAAAACGATGTGCTCTTTGGTCTTGCCGGTGATGATATTCTCTGCGGCAAGGGGGGGAGAGATCTGTTGGACGGTGGAGCCGGAAACGACACCGCAACGTATGAGGATGCAGATACAGGCGTCTATGTATACCTTGGTGGAGGGGCTGAAGGTCGGGGGGCAGCGGAGGGAGATATTCTTATCTCGATCGAACAGGTACAAGGATCGTCTTTTGCAGACAAGCTGATCGGTTCAGCAAAGGACGATACCCTTATGGGAGGCGAAGGGAAGGATAAACTTGCAGGGCTTCAGGGCGATGACTGGCTCTCTGGTGGAGGCGGAAGGGATATCCTTACCGGAGGCACTGGCGATGATCTGCTTTGTGGTGGGGCAGGGGGCGATGCGCTCTATGGCGGTGAGGGGACGGATACAGCCGATTACCGTGACTCCAGCGAAGGGATACAGATCGATTTGGCGAGCGAAGAATACCACGGTGGATCTGCAGAGGGGGATCGGCTTTTCTCAGTGGAGAGAATTATCGGTTCTTCGTATGCAGATACTTTGCAGGGGGCGGAGAGCAGCGATGTGTTGATGGGAGATGCTGGAGATGATGTGATCGACGGTGGTTTGGGCAATGATACTCTTGTGGGCGGGGAGGGGAAGGACAGCTTTCTTTTTACGACCTCTTTAGATGGTGACACCAATAGTGATGTTATAGCAGATTTCACATCGGGTGTTGACCGTATTTGTCTGAGCAGCGATGCCTTTGCCGGGTTGCAGGAGAGAGAGGAGTTATTTGCCCAATCATTTTGCGCCAATTCCTCTGGCGTGGCAGTCGATGACAACGATTATATCCTCTACAACACTCTTAACGGGGCACTCTTGTATGACAGTGATGGCTGTGGGCCAGGAGAAGCTAGACAATTTGCCTGTTTAAACGAGGCTCCCGAGATTTCGGAAAAAGATTTTCTGGTGGTGGCTTGA
- a CDS encoding peptidase domain-containing ABC transporter → MSETRKARTDKNTPHLLACCQLYAQQLDASFADQLSRLASTFDQQSPKQILTHIMHVGRACGFQTAIRRPDGATLASFLPAVAELRDGSYVFVGQYLNDPIPSIRVFLPRTDTSFSEENRALSQFQHLWAGGLLCFERINTALVCFTIVARELKLEVTQERLIHEFGLGREESSPETILSMAKKLGLKSRQLQGQWDDIIQLGQAYPAIAGMKNGHHLVLAGMEAARDDQGPHILCYDPLAVSEERYQRFSRADFEPLWAGTLYLFKRTYRWDDSAQPFGLRWFLPEILRQKRTYIDVALAVFFIHAISLVTPVFFQIIIDKVLVNQAFTTLHTLGIGMLVVLGFNGALDFLRDFLLLHAGNKIDLQVSGKTFAHLLQLPLQFFEYIAAGVLTQHMQQTTKIRNFLTGSVFLTVLEATSLVIFLPFLCLYNLWLTALVLAFTLAIGAVVFLLNGPFRRRLNTLYDAEGKRQAMLVETINGMATVKAMALEPLLRRQWQDAVAHAVRMQLRVGKISISAKSATRFLERMMTVVLIWSGANLVFSGEMTVGALIAFQMLAGRVTSPLVRLVGLVHQYQEAALSIEKLSLVMNAKEEWSVARHGATPSLQGDIVFDRVSFRYGPDLPSVLQDISLTIPVGTTVGIVGPSGSGKTTLTRLLQKMYLPLSGTIRVHGCYLNEIDTPYLRRHLGVVLQENFLFHGTVADNIRAGQAAATRQQIIEAARLAGADSFIVRLPQGYDTMLVEGGSNLSGGQRQRLAIARALLTAPDILIFDEATSALDPESEQSIRKNLARIAEQRTVVIVSHRLSMLQQAESIVVLAEGKVVGHAPHEQLLRECEVYQNLWQQQM, encoded by the coding sequence ATGTCGGAAACCAGAAAAGCCCGGACCGACAAAAACACACCCCACCTCCTTGCTTGCTGTCAGCTCTATGCCCAGCAGCTTGACGCCTCTTTTGCCGACCAGCTTTCCCGGCTGGCTTCAACTTTTGATCAACAATCCCCCAAGCAGATTTTGACGCATATCATGCACGTTGGTCGTGCATGTGGCTTCCAAACCGCTATTCGTCGTCCAGATGGTGCAACATTGGCGTCATTTCTGCCTGCAGTTGCTGAGTTACGGGATGGCAGTTACGTGTTCGTGGGGCAATACTTGAACGACCCCATCCCTTCGATACGCGTCTTCCTCCCGCGGACAGATACCTCGTTTTCGGAAGAAAATAGAGCCTTATCCCAATTTCAACACCTCTGGGCCGGAGGTCTTCTCTGTTTCGAACGGATCAACACCGCCCTCGTCTGTTTCACCATTGTAGCCCGAGAACTCAAGCTTGAGGTGACCCAAGAGCGCCTTATCCATGAATTTGGTTTGGGCAGAGAGGAGTCTTCTCCAGAGACGATCCTCTCCATGGCCAAAAAACTCGGGCTTAAGTCTCGGCAGCTCCAGGGGCAATGGGATGATATTATTCAGCTCGGGCAAGCTTACCCGGCTATTGCCGGCATGAAAAACGGGCATCATCTGGTGCTGGCTGGAATGGAAGCAGCTCGCGATGATCAGGGGCCGCACATTCTCTGCTACGATCCCCTGGCGGTCTCTGAGGAGAGGTATCAACGATTTTCTCGGGCTGATTTCGAACCGCTCTGGGCTGGTACGCTTTATCTCTTTAAACGAACGTATCGATGGGATGACAGTGCGCAACCCTTTGGCCTACGCTGGTTTCTTCCTGAAATTTTGCGGCAAAAGCGGACCTATATCGATGTGGCCCTGGCTGTTTTCTTTATTCATGCGATTTCGTTGGTCACACCGGTCTTTTTTCAGATTATCATCGATAAGGTTCTGGTGAACCAGGCCTTCACCACGCTGCATACGCTTGGAATCGGTATGCTCGTTGTCCTTGGCTTTAATGGAGCCCTTGATTTTCTGCGCGATTTTCTTTTGCTGCATGCTGGAAACAAGATCGACCTGCAGGTCAGCGGAAAAACATTTGCTCATCTGCTCCAGTTGCCCCTGCAATTTTTTGAATATATTGCAGCCGGGGTGCTGACCCAGCATATGCAACAGACCACAAAGATCAGAAATTTTCTCACCGGCAGTGTCTTTCTTACCGTGTTGGAAGCGACCTCTCTGGTGATTTTTCTGCCCTTTCTCTGTTTGTACAATCTCTGGCTGACGGCTTTAGTTCTGGCCTTTACTCTGGCCATTGGTGCGGTAGTGTTTCTACTCAATGGTCCTTTCCGAAGGCGGCTCAATACCCTGTACGATGCCGAAGGTAAACGACAGGCCATGCTGGTTGAAACCATAAACGGTATGGCGACGGTGAAAGCCATGGCCCTGGAACCCCTCTTGCGACGTCAGTGGCAAGATGCCGTCGCCCATGCCGTACGCATGCAGCTGCGGGTCGGCAAGATATCCATTTCCGCCAAGTCGGCGACCCGATTTTTAGAACGAATGATGACCGTTGTTCTCATCTGGAGCGGAGCAAATCTCGTTTTTTCGGGAGAAATGACAGTAGGAGCGCTGATCGCCTTTCAGATGTTGGCTGGGCGGGTCACCTCACCACTGGTGCGTCTGGTGGGGCTGGTTCACCAGTATCAGGAGGCCGCCCTATCCATCGAAAAACTCAGTTTGGTGATGAACGCCAAGGAGGAATGGTCCGTTGCCCGCCACGGAGCCACACCATCATTGCAGGGGGATATTGTTTTTGATCGGGTCAGTTTTCGTTATGGGCCAGACCTGCCCTCTGTGCTTCAGGATATCTCGTTGACGATACCAGTCGGGACGACGGTGGGGATTGTCGGGCCAAGTGGCTCGGGGAAGACCACTCTGACCCGGCTGTTACAAAAAATGTATTTACCCCTCAGTGGGACCATTCGGGTGCATGGCTGCTATCTCAATGAGATCGATACGCCCTATCTGCGGCGCCACCTGGGAGTGGTACTTCAGGAAAATTTTCTCTTTCACGGTACTGTCGCCGACAATATTCGAGCTGGTCAGGCAGCGGCAACGCGACAGCAGATTATCGAGGCGGCACGTCTGGCTGGGGCGGACTCCTTTATCGTGCGGTTACCGCAGGGCTACGACACCATGCTGGTGGAAGGGGGGAGCAACCTCTCCGGCGGGCAACGGCAGCGTCTGGCCATTGCCCGGGCACTTTTGACAGCACCGGATATCCTTATTTTTGATGAGGCGACCAGCGCCCTTGACCCCGAAAGTGAACAGAGTATTCGCAAGAATCTGGCCCGTATTGCAGAGCAGAGAACCGTTGTGATTGTCTCACATAGGCTGTCCATGTTGCAACAGGCCGAGAGTATAGTTGTTCTTGCAGAAGGAAAGGTAGTTGGCCATGCACCGCATGAGCAACTGCTTAGAGAGTGTGAGGTGTATCAAAATTTGTGGCAGCAGCAGATGTAG
- a CDS encoding HlyD family type I secretion periplasmic adaptor subunit has translation MHLPESKKTILQFQPDALELEKQPVPGRVRWILYLILCALVFIVIGAILLQVDRIVVAPGKLITTTPQIVVQPLERAIIRSIDVEVGELVAKDQVLTTLDATFSRADLDQLQTQQLQLGAQIRRIQAELNNTSFSPLPEEGEEGKLQKEVLQQRRLVETTHQQRSLDKMALLRARLAHLEVKRRGQEEQLQVLHDVEELIGRQALINRETRLQLLEARKERFEGESNLESLQAEASVVRQEVHQAQSEWQSFVEERRCALMEEEVGLRSRLDQVTEAVHKARRMHELIYLRAPQKSIVLHIAERSVGSVLQQAEPFILLVPCDAALEAQVNIRAQDIGRIRSGDQVRLKLEAFPFQRHGTLLGQVRVISENAFDGATEKTGTSLSLPAEGTAPFYRARISLSSPTLRDVPQGARLLPGMKLRAEIKIGTRAVITYFLYPVIRVFDESLREP, from the coding sequence ATGCATTTACCTGAGAGCAAAAAGACGATTCTCCAGTTTCAGCCCGATGCGCTGGAATTAGAAAAACAGCCTGTGCCAGGACGGGTGAGATGGATACTCTACCTGATCCTCTGCGCGCTTGTCTTCATTGTGATCGGAGCTATCCTACTGCAGGTTGATCGTATCGTCGTTGCTCCCGGAAAATTGATAACCACCACGCCCCAGATTGTGGTCCAGCCACTGGAACGGGCCATCATTCGTTCCATCGATGTCGAGGTGGGGGAGCTGGTTGCAAAAGACCAGGTCTTAACAACGCTCGATGCGACTTTTTCCAGGGCAGATCTGGATCAGTTACAGACGCAGCAATTGCAGCTGGGGGCTCAAATTCGGCGAATACAGGCAGAGCTGAACAATACCTCGTTTTCTCCCTTGCCAGAAGAAGGGGAGGAGGGGAAATTGCAAAAAGAGGTGTTGCAACAGCGTCGTCTGGTCGAGACCACACACCAGCAGAGGTCCCTGGATAAGATGGCGCTGCTTCGTGCCCGCCTCGCTCACCTTGAGGTGAAGCGTCGCGGCCAAGAAGAGCAGCTGCAGGTCTTGCATGATGTTGAAGAACTCATCGGGCGGCAGGCATTGATCAATAGGGAAACACGCCTGCAACTTTTAGAAGCCAGAAAAGAGCGGTTTGAGGGCGAGAGTAATCTTGAAAGTCTTCAGGCCGAAGCCTCGGTGGTCCGCCAGGAAGTACATCAGGCTCAGAGTGAGTGGCAAAGTTTTGTTGAAGAGCGTCGGTGTGCCTTGATGGAAGAGGAGGTCGGGTTACGCAGTCGTTTGGATCAGGTGACAGAGGCCGTCCATAAAGCCAGACGCATGCACGAGTTAATTTATCTTCGTGCGCCGCAAAAGAGTATAGTCTTACATATTGCCGAGCGTTCTGTGGGGTCTGTGCTTCAGCAGGCGGAACCTTTTATTCTCCTTGTGCCATGTGATGCAGCGCTTGAAGCGCAAGTTAACATCAGGGCTCAAGATATTGGGCGGATCCGTAGCGGTGATCAGGTACGTCTCAAGCTGGAAGCCTTTCCCTTTCAGCGACACGGCACGCTTTTGGGGCAGGTACGGGTTATCAGCGAAAATGCCTTTGATGGAGCAACGGAAAAGACTGGAACCTCTCTGAGTCTGCCCGCAGAGGGAACTGCTCCATTTTATCGAGCCCGTATCAGTCTTTCTTCTCCCACCTTACGTGATGTCCCCCAAGGGGCTCGTCTGCTCCCCGGGATGAAACTACGAGCAGAAATCAAGATTGGAACCCGGGCGGTGATAACCTATTTTCTCTATCCGGTTATTCGCGTGTTTGATGAGAGTTTGCGTGAACCTTGA
- a CDS encoding ribbon-helix-helix domain-containing protein: MAQAKTKVITAHVPLQMAEKVDQMAVRLERSRGWIIKQALMAWIDQEEERNRLTREALADVDAGQVIDHQAVQAWADSLDTDNPLDLPR; this comes from the coding sequence ATGGCGCAGGCAAAAACAAAAGTTATCACAGCACATGTTCCTCTGCAGATGGCTGAAAAGGTCGACCAAATGGCTGTGCGGCTTGAGCGTTCTCGTGGGTGGATTATTAAGCAAGCGCTGATGGCCTGGATAGATCAGGAAGAAGAGCGGAATCGGTTAACCAGGGAGGCGCTCGCGGATGTTGATGCTGGGCAAGTGATTGATCATCAGGCGGTTCAGGCATGGGCTGATAGCCTTGATACGGACAACCCCTTGGATCTACCTCGCTAA
- a CDS encoding type II toxin-antitoxin system RelE/ParE family toxin, protein MELQWTSKALSDLARLYEFLAPADKRAAAQAIQSLTKAPTKLLLYPRIGEKLEEFDPREVRRILVGHYEIRYEVQQSRIYVLRLWHTREQR, encoded by the coding sequence ATGGAGTTACAATGGACGAGTAAGGCGCTTTCTGATTTGGCAAGACTCTATGAATTTCTGGCACCTGCAGATAAACGTGCGGCTGCTCAGGCGATCCAGTCGTTGACAAAGGCACCGACCAAATTGCTCCTATACCCGCGCATTGGTGAAAAGCTGGAAGAGTTTGACCCACGCGAAGTTCGACGCATTCTCGTGGGACACTACGAAATCCGTTATGAAGTACAGCAATCAAGAATCTATGTGCTCAGGCTTTGGCACACCCGGGAGCAACGTTAG